TTCACGGCTATTGATGGAGCACACGGTACAGGAACTTTTGACATAAACTATAAAGAATTAGGCTGTGATAGTTACGCTACCAGCTGCCATAAGTGGATGCTAGGGCCAAACGGCTCTGGTTTTCTATACCTAAAGAAAGAACACTTAGACCGTATTCAGGCTTACCAAGTAGGAGCTTATTCGGATGCAGGATGGGATTTATATACCACACCTCCCTCCTTCCCTGCCTATAACCCTACAGCCCATCGATATGATTACGGTTCGCAAAGTACTCCGCTATATGCAGGTGCTGCGGCTTCCGCCGAATATCACATGGCTTTAGGAAAAGACAAAATAGAAAAGCGAGTTAGAGAATTATCTCAACATCTATATACTGGATTAGAAGAGCTAAATGGTTACCTAGATATTTTGACTCCAAAAGAGGTTCAGTCAAGTATATGCATGGTAACATTTAAACCAAAAAACTTAGAATATAGAGAATTCTCCAAAAAAGCATCCAAAGCAGGATTTAGAATAAGAGTAGTACCTGAGAGTCAATTAAATGCCATCAGAATATCTACTCATATCTATAACTCAAAAGCTCAGTTAGATGATTTCCTGAAATTCACTAAAGAGGCCTTGACCACTTAGGCCACGCCTAAGCGGATTTTCGGCTTATTCAAATGTCTTGCTTGGTCAGGTTTAAACTGAACAAACCATTTAAACACTTCTTCTAAAGACCTCGTTTGAAGCGAGTAATAGATAAACTGACCTTTTTTCTTGGCTTTAATAAGGCTTGCTTGCTTTAGTAAATCCAAGTGATGAGATATACTTGGCTTTGAAATATTGAATTCGTTTGAAATTTGACCTGCGGACTTTTCTCCATCTTTTAAGATTTCAAGAATAGACCTACGGGTCTCGTCATTCAAGGCTTTGAATGTAGTGGTTATCATTTTTTATTTTAGGAAAGCGTTAGAAATATTTAGCCAAATATCGAATTAATTCATTAAAAAACAAAAAAGCTTTAAAGAGAAGCTTCCTCAAAATAGAAAAAGGCAACACAAACCATAGCTCCAAAGAAAGCATTATCATTATATTTGCAGCCGTTTAGCTTTCCTTTATATAAATAAAGAAAAACTGAAAAATCAGTTTCAAACATTTCGAATTAAGGTAGAATGAAGGTTTTAAAATTTGGCGGAACATCTGTAGGTACTGTAGAAAGTATAAATAAGGTTCTAGCAATTATTGAGAAAAATGTATCAGAGGGTAATAAAATAGCCGTGGTTTTTTCAGCCATGGGTGGTGTTACCAATCGTTTCATAGAAATAGGCAAAATGGCTGCCGAGGAAGAAACGGAATACATGGAGCACCTTCATTCTGTAGAAGAAAGACATTTCAATGCCATTAGAAGGCTAATTGATGTCAAACAACAAAGTGAATTGATAGCCAAGGTCAAAGTAATTTTCAATGAAATTGAAGACCTACTGCGTGGAATATCTCTAATTCAAGATATTTCTCCGCGTACCATGGACTTGCTTTTAAGTTTTGGTGAAAGACTTTCTACTACTATAATTTCTGCCACGCTTAACAAAAAAGGCATTGATGCCACTTTTGTTGATGCAAGAAAATTGATAAAAACAGATAGTAATTTCAATAATGCTTCTGTTCAAATAGAACTTACTAACAAAAACATTCAAGAGTTTGCTGCAGAAAACAAAGGTGTGTTATGCATTACTGGTTTTGTGTCTTCAAACGACAAAGGAGTAACCACTACTTTAGGTAGAGGTGGCTCTGACTATACGGCTTCTATTTTTGGAGCAGCTTTAAATGCAGAAATCATAGAAATATGGACTGACGTAAACGGAATGATGACTGCTGACCCAAGAAAGGTGAAAAACGCATTCACAATTCCTGATATTTCTTATGCTGAAGCTATGGAGCTATCGCACTTTGGTGCAAAGGTGATTTATCCGCCTAGCTTAACGCCTGCGTTCTTAAAGCAAATTCCAGTTAAAGTTTTAAATACTTTTAATGCCGAACATCCAGGCACTACGGTTTCTAAAGTAAGCAGAAGCACTCCTTACTCTATTACCGGAATTTCATCTATTGATGACATTGCCTTGGTTAATTTAGAAGGAAACGGCATGATTGGCGTAGCCGGTACCTCAGCTAAGGTTTTTGGTATACTGGCTGACCATAACATTTCAGTTATCTTTATTTCTCAGGCTTCTTCAGAGCATTCTATTTGTTTTGCGGTTAATCCTTCCGATTCTAACCAAGTAGAAACCTTATTAAATGAAGGTTTTCAGTCTGAAATAGAAAGTGGCGACATTGACAAAATCAACGTGCAGCCTCATCTATCAATCCTTGCCGTGGTAGGTGAAGGTATGAAGTCAAGCTCTGGAACATCAGGAAAGTTATTTTCTGTATTGGGACAAAACGGTATCAATGTGGTGGGAATAGCACAGGGTTCATCTGAGCTTAATATTTCGATTGTGATAAACAGAAAAGACATAAGTAAGGCATTAAACGCCATTCATGAGCGATTCTTTGAGATTGACGGTTTTACCTTAAATGTTTTCTTGGTTGGCCCTACAGGACTAATCGGTAAAACACTTTTAAGTCAAATTGAAAATCAAGCAGCCTACTTAAAGAAGCATAAAAACACCAATATCAAGATTGTTGGCTTAATAAATAGCCGTAAAATGATGATTGATGCCGAGGGGCTATCCTTGGAAGACT
This sequence is a window from Arcticibacterium luteifluviistationis. Protein-coding genes within it:
- a CDS encoding aminotransferase class V-fold PLP-dependent enzyme; the encoded protein is MKSNRRIFLGQLGLGLAALEATGQTLNPSKPISEEAFWDNVRKGFPLTDNRVYLNNGTFGPSPKVVLDAIKTSLDKTNTSGEYGHTDEYRKVLAKFVGVSEEEISLTHNTTEGINIICWGLDLKEGDEVIISLHEHVGNALPWLNRAKLHGIKLKTFEPGTTAEETLDRIKNLVTPKTKVITVPHISCTLGQVYPVKEIADFARPKGIFTAIDGAHGTGTFDINYKELGCDSYATSCHKWMLGPNGSGFLYLKKEHLDRIQAYQVGAYSDAGWDLYTTPPSFPAYNPTAHRYDYGSQSTPLYAGAAASAEYHMALGKDKIEKRVRELSQHLYTGLEELNGYLDILTPKEVQSSICMVTFKPKNLEYREFSKKASKAGFRIRVVPESQLNAIRISTHIYNSKAQLDDFLKFTKEALTT
- a CDS encoding autorepressor SdpR family transcription factor, whose protein sequence is MITTTFKALNDETRRSILEILKDGEKSAGQISNEFNISKPSISHHLDLLKQASLIKAKKKGQFIYYSLQTRSLEEVFKWFVQFKPDQARHLNKPKIRLGVA
- the thrA gene encoding bifunctional aspartate kinase/homoserine dehydrogenase I: MKVLKFGGTSVGTVESINKVLAIIEKNVSEGNKIAVVFSAMGGVTNRFIEIGKMAAEEETEYMEHLHSVEERHFNAIRRLIDVKQQSELIAKVKVIFNEIEDLLRGISLIQDISPRTMDLLLSFGERLSTTIISATLNKKGIDATFVDARKLIKTDSNFNNASVQIELTNKNIQEFAAENKGVLCITGFVSSNDKGVTTTLGRGGSDYTASIFGAALNAEIIEIWTDVNGMMTADPRKVKNAFTIPDISYAEAMELSHFGAKVIYPPSLTPAFLKQIPVKVLNTFNAEHPGTTVSKVSRSTPYSITGISSIDDIALVNLEGNGMIGVAGTSAKVFGILADHNISVIFISQASSEHSICFAVNPSDSNQVETLLNEGFQSEIESGDIDKINVQPHLSILAVVGEGMKSSSGTSGKLFSVLGQNGINVVGIAQGSSELNISIVINRKDISKALNAIHERFFEIDGFTLNVFLVGPTGLIGKTLLSQIENQAAYLKKHKNTNIKIVGLINSRKMMIDAEGLSLEDWEENLNENGEKANLSEFISDVKDLNLPNTVFVDSTANKDIVQHYAGILENNISIITPNKVANSGSQFDYDRLQKIANTRNVQFLYETNVGAGLPIINTLQGLINSGDEIHQIEAVLSGTLAYIFNNFDVGKKFVDVVKEAKEMGYTEPDPREDLSGMDVARKILILARESGLQLEPSDVELTPLLSENCMAAASVEDFYVELEKENATFEKLINDAKSKGQVLRYIAKLNKGKASIALETVDKNHPFYALAGSENIISFTTSRYKTNPLVVKGPGAGAEVTAMGVFADIISLSSSLN